Within Bacteroidota bacterium, the genomic segment TGCCGATAGTTTTTACAACACCAAAGACTTGCCCATGCTTTCATTTTACATTTTCTGCATGTGTACCATGCTTCGGGTTATTCACTATTCATCAATCAAATGGATTGTGGTGCACGCCATTGTTTGCGGAGCATTGATGGCAATACGCATCAATGGGGTAATTGTGCCCTTGTTAACTATAGCTGTATTAGTTTATAAAGTGTTTGCTTATAAAATGCATTTTTACCGTTTACTCAAGCTATCGTTCATTTATATTTTGGCTGTTGCAATTGCCGTTACTTTATTCTGGCCCATATTGTGGCTTAATCCACCCGAACATTTTGTTCGTGCTTTTTTGGAAATGGTGCGATATCATTGGAGCGAAACCGTAGTTTTCAGAAATGCCATTTACCCTGCACAAAATTTGCCCTGGTATTATCTTCCTTGGTGGATGGCAATTTCTATTCCTCCACTTTATATGTTGCTTGCCTTAATAGGCTTTGCATACACACTGAGTTTACTTATCTATAAAAAATTCTGTTTAAATCATCACGAACTAGGCACGGTTACGTTACATGCTATGCTTTTGTTGCCCTTAACAGCTGTTATTATTTTACAGTCGGTAATCTACGATGGCTGGCGGCACATGTATTTTGTTTACCCTTCGCTGATATTGATGGCAACTTTTGGACTTAGCAAATTACTAAATGATCTAAAAAGCAGAATCATAGCAAAAGCTACTTTACTAACTTCGCTTTTAGCAACATATACAGCTATGGTTATATTTTTATTTATAAACCATCCTCATCAAATGGTATATTTTAACGTGCTTGCAAGTATTAAACAATACGAAGCTCCATTTCAATATGAAATGGACTACTGGGGATTGAGCTACCGTAATGCATTAGAGTTTATTGTGCGCTCCGATAAAAGAGATCATATTAAAATTGCTGTTGCCAATCAACCAGGAATTAATAATTGGAATATGCTCCCCATACAAGACCGCAGCCGCCTGCAGGTTTCGGATACACTAAGCGAGTATGACTATTACCTAACCAATTACCGTTTTGCCAACCGCAAACCCGAGGGCTTGATTGAAATTTATACCATAAAATCAGACGGTATAACTATTGCTGGTGTGTATAAAAGCGGAGTTAAATGAATTGATATTTTTTAGTTAAACAACTTCTTCCCTCATTTTATACAACAATAGAATGTACATTTACCACACCTAAAACCAAATTAATTTATAAGATGAATAGAAATAAAGCATTTAGCTTGTTGTTAATTATTTCAGCAGCTATCAGTGCATGCACTAATCAAAAAGAAAATAAAAAAGTGAACGAAAACAAGTATTCAGGTTCATTGACGCAAGCATGGCAAGGTCCGTATAATGGAGTACCGCCATTTGACAAGGTAACCGTTGATGATTTTATTCCGGCTATGGAAGATGCCCTGGCAGAAAAGAGAAATGAAATAAATGCTGTTGCCGAAAATTCGGAAGCAGCAAATTTTGCAAACACAATAGATGCTCTTGAAAAATGTGGCAATAAATTAAAACGTGTGCTGGCAATTTATTATGTATACACCAGTAATATGAATACCCCAAAGCTTGATTCAATTAAAGAAATTATTGAGCCTCGCCTGGCCGCTTTTAATGATGAAATTTTTCAAAACACAAAATTATTTGCTCGTATAGATGCAGTAAATGGACAAGACAAGAGTAAACTTACGCCCGAACAGCTGCGTGTGTTGTGGAGATATTATACCACGTTTGAACTTGCAGGTGCTAAGTTGGATGCGCAGGCAAAAAATCGTGTTGCCGAGATAAACCAAAAACTTGCTTCGCTTTTTACACAATTTCAAAAACATCAATTGGCTGATGAGTCTGAAAAATTTCTTGAAATAAGTGAAAGCGCTGATTTGGCCGGACTACCCGATGATGTGCAAGCAGCAGCGGCTGCTGCT encodes:
- a CDS encoding glycosyltransferase family 39 protein, which codes for MTVYAVCKARLPQLLAVTLFTFFFISGIAAYDDFGISWDECYSRDLTGKVSTQFIKTLNATPYLENTEKYHGPLFENLLILAEDISGFTDVRQIYLLRHLMTFLLFFGACFVFYMLVHTCLQSHWMALAACGMLILSPRIFADSFYNTKDLPMLSFYIFCMCTMLRVIHYSSIKWIVVHAIVCGALMAIRINGVIVPLLTIAVLVYKVFAYKMHFYRLLKLSFIYILAVAIAVTLFWPILWLNPPEHFVRAFLEMVRYHWSETVVFRNAIYPAQNLPWYYLPWWMAISIPPLYMLLALIGFAYTLSLLIYKKFCLNHHELGTVTLHAMLLLPLTAVIILQSVIYDGWRHMYFVYPSLILMATFGLSKLLNDLKSRIIAKATLLTSLLATYTAMVIFLFINHPHQMVYFNVLASIKQYEAPFQYEMDYWGLSYRNALEFIVRSDKRDHIKIAVANQPGINNWNMLPIQDRSRLQVSDTLSEYDYYLTNYRFANRKPEGLIEIYTIKSDGITIAGVYKSGVK